In Fundidesulfovibrio magnetotacticus, a single window of DNA contains:
- the nikA gene encoding nickel ABC transporter substrate-binding protein, which yields MGFRLRVALMLCCLLLPLQALAAGNELRFSWQSNCGPLNPHMYSPNQMYAQNMLYEPLVKYARNGDIVPWLAEKWTVSSDGKTYTFTLRKGVRFSDGTPFDAQAVVKNFEAVRANLKRHKWLELVNQLDVLEAPAPDTFVMKLKSAYYPALQELALIRPLRFLSPAAFPDSGNTADGIRKPAGTGPWLLVESRLGEYDAFKRNDNYWGPKPAIEKITVRVITDPNSRLTAYETGEIDLIYGSGGHASGQIGMDAYQLLAKDPKNAASVSGPLGTRALCLNSGRGPTAELAVRQAVSHAVDKEALVKGVFLGVEQRADTLFAPSIPYCDLKLPPFAFDRAKAAKLLDDAGWKLPQGGKVRQKDGKPLEIDFCFVGNDALQKTIAELMQGELAKVGIAVKLVGEEQDAFGNRQKDGDFGFIFNDTWGPPYEPHAMVGSMRSPSHADYQAQVGLPMKADIDAKISKVFETTDIAQRQALYTDILTTLHQQAVYLPLTYMTNIMVHGKKLTDKGFGPTKSEIPFEAMAWK from the coding sequence ATGGGTTTCCGGTTGCGCGTCGCGCTCATGCTCTGCTGTCTCCTGCTGCCGCTCCAGGCCCTTGCCGCCGGGAACGAGCTGCGTTTCTCCTGGCAGTCCAACTGCGGGCCGCTCAACCCGCACATGTACTCGCCCAACCAGATGTACGCCCAGAACATGCTCTACGAGCCCCTGGTGAAGTACGCCCGCAACGGCGACATCGTGCCGTGGCTGGCCGAAAAATGGACCGTCTCCTCCGACGGCAAGACCTACACCTTCACCCTGCGCAAAGGTGTGCGCTTCTCCGACGGCACGCCCTTCGACGCCCAGGCCGTGGTGAAAAACTTCGAGGCCGTGCGCGCCAACCTCAAGCGGCACAAGTGGCTCGAACTGGTCAACCAGCTTGATGTCCTCGAAGCCCCCGCGCCCGACACCTTCGTCATGAAGCTCAAGAGCGCCTACTACCCGGCGCTCCAGGAACTCGCCCTCATCCGCCCCCTGCGCTTCCTCTCCCCCGCCGCCTTCCCCGACTCCGGCAACACCGCCGACGGCATCAGGAAGCCAGCCGGAACCGGCCCCTGGCTCCTGGTGGAGTCCCGCCTGGGCGAATACGACGCGTTCAAGCGCAACGACAACTACTGGGGCCCCAAACCCGCCATCGAGAAGATCACCGTGCGCGTCATCACCGACCCCAACTCGCGCCTCACCGCCTACGAAACCGGCGAGATCGACCTGATCTACGGCTCCGGCGGCCACGCCTCGGGCCAGATCGGCATGGACGCCTACCAACTCCTCGCCAAAGACCCCAAGAACGCCGCCTCAGTCTCCGGCCCCCTGGGTACCCGCGCCCTGTGCCTCAACTCCGGGCGCGGCCCCACCGCCGAACTTGCCGTGCGCCAGGCCGTGTCCCACGCAGTGGACAAGGAAGCCCTGGTCAAGGGCGTCTTCCTGGGTGTGGAACAGCGCGCAGACACCCTCTTCGCCCCCTCCATCCCCTACTGCGACCTCAAGCTTCCCCCCTTCGCCTTCGACCGCGCCAAGGCCGCCAAACTCCTCGACGACGCGGGCTGGAAACTCCCCCAGGGCGGCAAGGTGCGCCAGAAGGACGGCAAGCCCCTGGAAATCGACTTCTGCTTCGTTGGCAACGACGCCCTCCAGAAAACCATCGCCGAACTCATGCAGGGCGAACTCGCCAAGGTGGGCATCGCCGTGAAACTCGTCGGCGAAGAGCAGGACGCCTTCGGCAACCGCCAGAAAGACGGCGACTTCGGTTTCATCTTCAACGACACCTGGGGCCCCCCCTACGAGCCCCACGCCATGGTCGGCTCCATGCGTTCACCATCCCACGCCGACTACCAGGCCCAGGTCGGACTGCCCATGAAGGCCGACATCGACGCCAAGATCAGCAAGGTCTTCGAAACCACCGACATCGCACAACGCCAGGCACTCTACACCGACATCCTGACCACCCTGCACCAGCAGGCCGTCTACCTGCCCCTCACCTACATGACCAACATCATGGTCCACGGGAAAAAGCTGACAGACAAAGGCTTCGGCCCAACCAAAAGCGAAATCCCCTTTGAGGCCATGGCCTGGAAATGA
- the nikB gene encoding nickel ABC transporter permease subunit NikB codes for MARYILGRLAMLPVILLAVSLVVFLILRMAPGDPAQSWLRISQIPPTEENLVMARELLGLDRPLPVQYALWLEKASRLDFGRSYVTGRPVMDEILYYLPATLELAGASLLITMGLSVPLGVLAALRKDRLPDHLTRAMAFAGVSIPNFWFGFLLVWLFSMELGWLPPLGRGGWERLVMPAFSLALMSLAVNTRLIRASMLETMHQRYVLYARARGVGEGAVVWRHMFVNALIPILTATGMHVGELLGGAVVVESVFSWPGVGRFAVGSIFNRDFPVLQCFMLVMTTIFVVCNLAVDVAYAVADPRMRLGGAGGRP; via the coding sequence ATGGCACGCTACATCCTTGGCCGCCTGGCGATGCTGCCGGTGATCCTGCTGGCGGTGTCGCTGGTGGTGTTTTTGATCCTGCGGATGGCGCCGGGCGATCCTGCTCAGTCGTGGCTGCGGATATCGCAGATTCCGCCCACGGAGGAGAACCTTGTCATGGCGCGGGAGTTGTTGGGGTTGGACCGGCCGTTGCCGGTGCAGTACGCCCTGTGGCTGGAGAAGGCGTCGCGTCTTGATTTCGGCCGTTCGTACGTGACGGGCCGCCCCGTGATGGACGAGATCCTGTACTACCTGCCTGCCACGTTGGAGCTGGCGGGGGCGTCGCTGTTGATCACCATGGGCTTGTCCGTGCCGTTGGGCGTGCTGGCGGCTCTCAGAAAGGACAGGCTGCCGGACCATCTTACGCGGGCCATGGCCTTCGCTGGGGTGTCCATCCCCAATTTCTGGTTCGGGTTCCTGCTTGTGTGGCTGTTCTCCATGGAGTTGGGCTGGCTGCCGCCGCTGGGCCGGGGCGGCTGGGAACGCCTGGTGATGCCCGCGTTCTCGCTGGCGCTCATGTCGCTGGCGGTAAACACGCGGCTTATCCGGGCGAGCATGCTGGAAACCATGCACCAGCGGTATGTGTTGTATGCGCGGGCGCGAGGCGTTGGCGAGGGCGCGGTGGTGTGGCGCCACATGTTCGTGAACGCGCTTATCCCGATTTTGACGGCAACAGGGATGCATGTGGGCGAGCTTCTGGGGGGCGCGGTGGTGGTGGAGAGCGTCTTCTCCTGGCCCGGCGTGGGCCGTTTCGCGGTGGGGAGCATCTTCAACAGGGATTTCCCGGTGCTCCAGTGCTTCATGCTGGTGATGACCACCATCTTCGTGGTGTGCAACCTGGCGGTGGACGTGGCCTACGCCGTAGCCGACCCGAGGATGCGCCTGGGCGGCGCGGGAGGCAGGCCGTGA
- the nikC gene encoding nickel ABC transporter permease subunit NikC, translated as MLREHRLVGPALVMVALLACMALFAPWMATQDPDLTDIARKLEPPSWEEPLGTDHLGRSIWSRLVYGTRASMGSVAVIAGSILVLAFAVGGLSGYAGGWVDGAIMRVCDVVLTFPTFIMALFLIGILGTGLTNVIIAIVFTHWAWYARMVRGMVLQLRHREHVLAARVAGTSGAMLTVRHILPPVLAQMAVLATLDIGHMMLHVSGLSFLGLGVQPPTPEWGVMIGDARQYIRTAPQLILFPGLMIFLSVMAFNVLGDALRDHLDPNLAGEHDHGH; from the coding sequence ATGTTGCGGGAGCACAGGCTGGTCGGCCCGGCCCTGGTCATGGTGGCTCTGCTGGCGTGCATGGCGCTCTTCGCGCCCTGGATGGCCACGCAGGACCCGGACCTCACGGACATCGCGCGCAAGCTGGAACCGCCGAGTTGGGAGGAGCCCCTGGGCACGGACCATCTGGGCCGGTCCATCTGGTCGCGGCTGGTGTACGGCACGCGGGCCTCCATGGGGTCGGTGGCGGTGATCGCGGGGAGCATCCTGGTGCTGGCCTTCGCGGTGGGCGGGTTGTCGGGCTACGCTGGGGGCTGGGTGGACGGGGCGATCATGCGCGTGTGCGACGTGGTGCTCACGTTTCCCACGTTCATCATGGCCCTGTTTCTGATCGGGATACTGGGCACGGGGCTGACCAACGTGATCATCGCCATCGTGTTCACGCACTGGGCCTGGTACGCCCGGATGGTGCGCGGCATGGTGCTGCAGTTGCGCCACCGGGAACACGTGCTGGCTGCGCGGGTGGCGGGCACGTCGGGGGCGATGCTGACGGTGCGCCACATCCTGCCGCCGGTGCTGGCGCAGATGGCGGTGCTGGCCACGCTGGACATCGGGCATATGATGCTCCACGTGTCGGGGCTTTCGTTCCTGGGGCTTGGGGTGCAGCCGCCCACGCCCGAGTGGGGGGTGATGATCGGCGACGCGCGCCAGTACATCCGCACCGCTCCGCAGTTGATCCTGTTCCCGGGGCTGATGATCTTTCTTTCGGTGATGGCCTTCAACGTGCTGGGCGACGCCCTGCGCGACCACCTGGACCCCAACCTGGCGGGGGAGCACGACCATGGACATTGA
- a CDS encoding ABC transporter ATP-binding protein produces MDIERLLEIEELRVETAGAAPRELVRGVSLHVAPGEVLGLVGASGSGKSLTCLSVMDLLPSGLRRAGGRVRVSGRETVRRGLDAAMVLQNPSSCFDPVMTVRGHFKETLKAQGTGWARGAARAEESLAEAGFEEPGAILGLYPFQMSGGMLQRVAVALAMLGGPRLLLADEPTTDLDMPAQAKVLDLIDRLRRARGLGVLLVTHDLSVVARLADRVAVMQDGRLVETGPVSRVFEAPSHPYARTLLAAHLELHEAFEARSGTEAGTGERTGEAA; encoded by the coding sequence ATGGACATTGAGCGCCTTCTGGAGATCGAGGAACTGCGCGTGGAGACCGCTGGGGCCGCACCCCGGGAACTGGTGCGCGGCGTGAGCCTGCACGTGGCCCCGGGCGAGGTGCTGGGGCTGGTGGGCGCTTCGGGATCGGGCAAGTCCCTGACGTGCCTGTCGGTGATGGACCTGCTGCCCTCGGGGCTTCGCCGGGCGGGGGGCCGCGTGCGCGTGTCCGGGCGGGAGACGGTGCGCCGGGGCCTGGACGCGGCCATGGTGCTCCAGAACCCTTCGAGCTGCTTCGACCCGGTGATGACCGTCCGGGGGCACTTCAAGGAGACCCTGAAGGCCCAGGGAACCGGCTGGGCGCGGGGCGCGGCCCGGGCCGAAGAGTCCCTGGCCGAGGCGGGCTTCGAGGAGCCCGGCGCGATTCTGGGGCTCTATCCCTTCCAGATGAGCGGGGGCATGCTCCAGCGGGTGGCCGTGGCCCTGGCCATGCTGGGCGGACCGCGCCTGCTCCTGGCCGACGAGCCCACCACGGACCTGGACATGCCCGCCCAGGCGAAGGTGCTGGACCTCATCGACAGGCTGCGCCGCGCGCGGGGCCTGGGGGTGCTCCTGGTGACGCACGACCTCTCCGTGGTGGCGCGTCTGGCCGACCGCGTGGCCGTGATGCAGGACGGACGCCTCGTGGAGACGGGTCCGGTGTCCCGGGTGTTCGAGGCCCCGTCGCACCCCTACGCCCGCACGCTTCTGGCCGCGCACCTGGAACTGCACGAGGCCTTCGAGGCCCGGTCCGGAACCGAGGCCGGGACAGGCGAGCGGACCGGGGAGGCGGCATGA
- a CDS encoding ABC transporter ATP-binding protein — MSLLRLEKVRKAYRRGGLFGGGEVHEVLRGVDLELHPGECLGLVGRSGCGKSTLGRVVLGLERPDAGSVRFRGREIASLRGADWRAFRRRVQVVFQNFVGAVNPRLTAGEIVAEPLRNFEGLAGAALERRVVGLLEMVGLEASDARKLPGRFSGGQLQRVCIARAVAPEPEVLVLDESVSSLDMQVQGQILDLLEHLGRERGLACLFISHDLRVVSRLCTRLAVMQEGVLEHGSGAERGEAYAELARAVLPARPS, encoded by the coding sequence ATGAGCCTCCTGCGACTGGAAAAGGTGCGCAAGGCCTACCGGCGCGGCGGGCTCTTCGGCGGGGGGGAGGTCCACGAGGTGCTGCGCGGGGTGGACCTGGAGCTGCACCCGGGCGAATGCCTGGGGCTGGTTGGGCGCAGCGGCTGCGGCAAGTCCACGCTTGGCCGCGTGGTTCTGGGTTTGGAGCGCCCGGACGCCGGGAGCGTGCGCTTCCGGGGGCGCGAGATCGCCTCGTTGAGGGGCGCGGACTGGCGGGCGTTCCGGCGGCGGGTTCAGGTGGTTTTCCAGAATTTCGTGGGCGCGGTGAACCCGCGCTTGACGGCAGGGGAGATCGTGGCCGAGCCGCTGCGCAATTTCGAGGGGCTCGCCGGGGCGGCCCTGGAGCGCCGCGTGGTGGGGCTCCTGGAGATGGTGGGACTCGAAGCTTCGGACGCGCGCAAGCTGCCCGGGCGCTTCAGCGGCGGCCAGCTTCAGCGGGTGTGCATCGCGCGGGCCGTGGCGCCCGAGCCCGAGGTGCTGGTGCTGGACGAATCGGTGAGCTCGCTGGACATGCAGGTGCAGGGCCAGATCCTCGACCTCCTGGAGCACCTGGGGCGCGAGCGGGGCCTGGCGTGCCTGTTCATCTCCCACGACCTGCGGGTGGTCTCGCGGCTGTGCACGCGGCTGGCCGTGATGCAGGAAGGCGTGCTGGAGCACGGCTCCGGGGCGGAGCGGGGCGAGGCCTACGCGGAGCTGGCCCGGGCGGTGCTGCCCGCGCGCCCTTCCTGA
- a CDS encoding ABC transporter ATP-binding protein has protein sequence MAHLVFEDVSVSFGGLQALSEVSFELREGEILGLIGPNGAGKTTVFNVITGVYRVSAGRAAYDGRTLAGEPPHRILAMGLARTFQNIRLFQNMTALENVMIARHGRTGAGVLGAVLRLPSQQAEERAIREKSRWALDFMGLGDMESEEARNLPYGLQRRLEIARALASEPRTILLDEPAAGLNPTESAALMKDIEAILGLGVNVLMVEHDMKVVMGLCTRIVVLEHGEKIAEGAPADIRKDPRVVEAYLGVAH, from the coding sequence ATGGCCCATCTGGTGTTCGAGGACGTCAGCGTCAGTTTCGGCGGTCTCCAGGCCCTCTCCGAGGTCAGTTTCGAGCTGCGCGAGGGCGAGATCCTGGGGCTCATCGGCCCCAACGGCGCGGGCAAGACCACCGTGTTCAACGTGATCACCGGCGTCTACCGCGTGAGCGCCGGGCGCGCCGCCTACGACGGCCGCACCCTGGCCGGGGAGCCGCCCCACCGCATCCTGGCCATGGGCCTGGCCCGCACCTTCCAGAACATCCGCCTCTTCCAGAACATGACGGCCCTGGAAAACGTGATGATCGCCCGCCACGGCCGCACCGGCGCGGGCGTGCTGGGCGCGGTGCTGCGCCTGCCCTCGCAACAGGCCGAGGAGCGCGCCATCCGGGAGAAGTCCCGCTGGGCGCTCGACTTCATGGGCCTTGGCGACATGGAGTCCGAAGAAGCGCGCAACCTTCCCTACGGCCTGCAACGCCGCCTGGAGATCGCCCGCGCCCTGGCCAGCGAGCCCCGCACCATCCTGCTGGACGAGCCCGCCGCCGGGCTCAACCCCACGGAGTCGGCGGCGCTCATGAAGGACATCGAGGCCATCCTGGGCCTGGGCGTCAACGTGCTCATGGTGGAGCACGACATGAAAGTGGTCATGGGGCTTTGCACGCGCATCGTGGTGCTGGAGCACGGCGAGAAGATCGCCGAGGGCGCTCCGGCGGACATCCGCAAGGACCCGCGCGTGGTGGAGGCCTACCTGGGCGTGGCCCATTAG
- a CDS encoding branched-chain amino acid ABC transporter substrate-binding protein produces the protein MAKRFTWLLALAFTLCAGAAWAAPLKIGVLAPISGSSAADGNDIVKGVKTAVEVFKAEGGMPGFDAIEVEVQDSACDPRQAVAGANKLANSKVAGVIGAYCSSATLPASDVLNEEKITMITPASTNPKVTQRGYKYMFRMCGLDIHQSDAAAKFMKDQLKAKSVFIVDDKTTYSQHLAEYVAEEAKKLGITVAAHEHVNEGDMDYSAILTKVKAANPDVFYMSLQNNSAGIRMIKQFRQLGLKCAVLSQDAVYHPNFIKEAPEQAQGVFFTFGYADKNSPVYKKFLEKYTAMHGEPGAYSAYAFDSAYALLTAIKAAKSTKADAIRAELMKLNLPGASKVIKFQDNGDSGSNYVVFKVEGDKFKEYWNPATGKLF, from the coding sequence ATGGCGAAACGTTTCACGTGGCTTCTGGCCCTGGCCTTCACCCTCTGCGCGGGCGCGGCCTGGGCGGCCCCGCTCAAGATCGGCGTGCTGGCCCCCATCTCCGGCTCGTCGGCCGCCGACGGCAACGACATCGTCAAAGGCGTGAAGACCGCCGTGGAGGTGTTCAAGGCCGAGGGCGGCATGCCCGGCTTCGACGCCATCGAGGTGGAAGTGCAGGACAGCGCCTGCGACCCCCGCCAGGCCGTGGCCGGCGCCAACAAGCTGGCCAACTCCAAGGTCGCCGGCGTCATCGGGGCCTACTGCTCCTCGGCCACCCTGCCCGCCTCCGACGTGCTCAACGAAGAAAAGATCACCATGATCACCCCGGCCTCCACCAACCCCAAGGTCACCCAGCGCGGCTACAAGTACATGTTCCGCATGTGCGGCCTGGACATCCACCAGTCCGACGCGGCCGCCAAGTTCATGAAGGACCAGCTCAAGGCCAAGAGCGTCTTCATCGTGGACGACAAGACCACCTACTCCCAGCACCTGGCCGAGTACGTGGCCGAGGAGGCCAAGAAGCTGGGCATCACCGTGGCCGCCCACGAGCACGTGAACGAAGGCGACATGGACTACTCCGCCATCCTCACCAAGGTGAAGGCCGCCAATCCCGACGTGTTCTACATGAGCCTGCAGAACAACTCCGCCGGCATCCGCATGATCAAGCAGTTCCGTCAGCTCGGCCTCAAGTGCGCCGTGCTCTCCCAGGACGCCGTGTACCATCCCAACTTCATCAAGGAAGCCCCCGAACAGGCCCAGGGCGTGTTCTTCACCTTCGGCTACGCCGACAAGAACTCCCCGGTCTACAAGAAGTTCCTGGAGAAATACACCGCCATGCACGGCGAGCCCGGCGCGTACTCGGCCTACGCCTTCGACTCGGCCTACGCCCTGCTCACCGCCATCAAGGCCGCCAAGTCCACCAAGGCCGACGCCATCCGCGCGGAGCTCATGAAGCTCAACCTGCCCGGCGCGTCCAAGGTCATCAAGTTCCAGGACAACGGCGACTCCGGCTCCAACTACGTGGTCTTCAAGGTGGAAGGCGACAAGTTCAAGGAGTACTGGAACCCCGCCACCGGCAAGCTGTTCTAG
- a CDS encoding DMT family protein, with amino-acid sequence MFNRTVLITVGLLIASNVFMTFAWYAHLKNLHSRPWWLAALFSWGIALFEYLLQVPANRIGYTTLSLPQLKIMQEVITLSVFAPFSIWYMNQPLKLDHLWAGLCLVGAVYFIFRS; translated from the coding sequence ATGTTCAACCGCACCGTCCTCATCACCGTCGGCCTGCTCATCGCCTCCAACGTATTCATGACCTTCGCCTGGTACGCCCATCTGAAGAACCTGCACTCGCGCCCCTGGTGGCTCGCCGCGCTCTTCTCCTGGGGCATCGCGCTCTTCGAGTACCTGCTCCAGGTGCCCGCCAACCGCATCGGCTACACCACGCTCAGCCTGCCGCAGCTCAAGATCATGCAGGAGGTGATCACCCTCTCGGTGTTCGCGCCTTTCTCCATCTGGTACATGAACCAGCCCCTCAAGCTCGACCACCTCTGGGCCGGGCTCTGCCTGGTGGGCGCGGTCTACTTCATCTTCCGGTCCTGA
- a CDS encoding thiamine-binding protein: MPCVMDFRMIPLDRNEAISQHIARLVEVVRASGLPYQTGPTVTVVEGSWQQLMELATRCFEENSKDSTHLLIELRIHWRKGRQGHLSGQDAPA; this comes from the coding sequence ATGCCCTGCGTCATGGATTTTCGGATGATCCCCCTGGACAGGAACGAGGCCATCAGCCAGCACATCGCCCGGCTGGTGGAGGTGGTGCGCGCGAGCGGCCTGCCCTACCAGACTGGCCCCACGGTCACGGTGGTGGAAGGAAGCTGGCAGCAGCTCATGGAACTGGCAACCCGGTGCTTCGAGGAGAACTCGAAGGACTCCACGCATCTGCTCATCGAGCTGCGCATCCACTGGCGCAAGGGCAGGCAGGGGCACCTTTCGGGCCAGGACGCCCCCGCCTGA
- a CDS encoding FitA-like ribbon-helix-helix domain-containing protein, producing the protein MAQLIVRNLDEDLVRLLKQRAAAKGVSVESEHRRILEEALRPGADDFWDMARRLQESSRPQKTDSAELIRQERDRRAGFVK; encoded by the coding sequence ATGGCCCAGCTCATCGTGAGAAACCTTGACGAAGACCTTGTTCGTCTGCTCAAACAGCGGGCCGCCGCGAAGGGCGTGAGCGTGGAGTCCGAGCACAGGCGCATCCTGGAGGAGGCCCTGCGCCCCGGGGCCGACGACTTCTGGGACATGGCCCGCAGGCTCCAGGAGTCCTCCAGGCCCCAGAAGACGGACAGCGCCGAACTCATCCGCCAGGAGCGCGACCGCAGAGCCGGATTCGTGAAATGA
- a CDS encoding type II toxin-antitoxin system VapC family toxin, translated as MTHTVVVDASVAVKWLVREPDSDRAFALRMLRMVAPALLVAECGSALWRKVKAGDLDADDAAPRLRVLRGAPVLLQPDHELAQKALPLAVELEHPIYDCMYVALAIELSAPLITADKKLASLIRNRMPDRCRVIGLHEIETQLY; from the coding sequence ATGACCCATACCGTTGTCGTGGACGCCAGCGTGGCCGTGAAATGGCTGGTGCGCGAACCCGACAGCGACCGGGCCTTCGCCCTGCGCATGCTGCGCATGGTCGCTCCGGCGCTGCTCGTCGCGGAATGCGGCAGCGCGCTGTGGCGCAAGGTCAAGGCGGGCGATCTGGACGCGGACGATGCGGCGCCAAGGCTCAGGGTGTTGCGCGGCGCCCCCGTGCTTCTCCAGCCCGATCACGAACTGGCCCAGAAGGCCCTGCCCCTGGCGGTGGAACTCGAACACCCGATTTACGACTGCATGTACGTGGCCCTGGCGATCGAACTTTCCGCCCCGCTGATCACGGCGGACAAGAAGCTGGCCTCCCTGATCCGCAACAGGATGCCTGACCGGTGCCGGGTAATCGGCCTGCACGAGATAGAAACACAGCTTTACTGA
- a CDS encoding branched-chain amino acid ABC transporter permease produces MDFFLQQLINAVTLGGFYALIALGYTMVYGIIQLINFAHGEFFAAGGYMGVILLAWMDSQGYMQTHPWLCLTVAFLLAMAYCAVLAMGVEKVAYKPLRRASKLSVLLSALGMSIFLQNGLMLTQGVYDKTYPGVYAKGALQVGDFNLTYLQLIALALTALLMVGLNLLVFRTRLGKAMRATAQDRVMATLVGISSDRIISLTFAIGAALAAASGILVGLYYGSVRFDMGFVPGIKAFAAAVLGGVGSITGAMLGGLIIGATEIFTAAYISGEYKDVFAFVILIAVLYFRPTGLLGENINDTRV; encoded by the coding sequence ATGGACTTCTTTCTCCAGCAGCTCATCAACGCCGTGACCCTGGGGGGCTTCTACGCCCTCATCGCCCTGGGCTACACCATGGTCTACGGCATCATCCAGCTCATCAACTTCGCCCACGGCGAGTTCTTCGCGGCGGGGGGCTACATGGGCGTGATCCTCCTGGCCTGGATGGACTCCCAGGGCTACATGCAGACCCACCCCTGGCTGTGCCTCACCGTGGCCTTCCTCCTGGCCATGGCCTACTGCGCCGTGCTGGCCATGGGCGTGGAGAAGGTGGCCTACAAGCCCCTGCGGCGCGCCTCCAAGCTCTCGGTGCTCCTCTCGGCCCTGGGCATGTCCATCTTCCTGCAGAACGGGCTCATGCTCACCCAGGGCGTCTACGACAAGACCTACCCCGGCGTGTACGCCAAGGGAGCCCTCCAGGTGGGCGACTTCAACCTCACCTACCTCCAGCTCATCGCCCTGGCGCTCACGGCCCTTCTCATGGTGGGGCTCAACCTTCTGGTGTTCCGGACGCGCCTGGGCAAAGCCATGCGCGCCACCGCACAGGACCGCGTGATGGCCACCCTGGTGGGCATCAGCTCCGACCGCATCATCTCCCTCACCTTCGCCATCGGCGCGGCGCTGGCCGCCGCCTCGGGCATCCTGGTGGGGCTCTACTACGGCTCCGTGCGCTTCGACATGGGCTTCGTGCCGGGCATCAAGGCCTTCGCCGCCGCCGTGCTGGGCGGGGTGGGCTCCATCACCGGGGCCATGCTGGGCGGCCTGATCATCGGCGCCACGGAAATCTTCACCGCGGCCTACATCTCCGGCGAATACAAGGACGTGTTCGCCTTCGTGATCCTCATCGCGGTGCTCTACTTCCGGCCCACCGGCCTTCTGGGCGAGAACATCAATGACACCCGCGTCTAA
- a CDS encoding ABC transporter permease subunit: MTPASKGLPAKLAFGALWVYLLVWPMTGIGAQGLDFVPAAKITGAALLAVLACLGLWKLNRAGGDQMGRLGRSVSGAAARVPVKLALWGGLAALLVFPLLSSRYGQDVAINVLVYVTLGLGLNVVVGLAGLLDLGYIAFYGVGAYTYALLSVHYELSFWLALPLCAALAALAGCLIGYPTLRMRGDYLAIVTLGFGEILRLVLNNWMKLTGGPNGILGVKPAAVWLPDPEEGWELTRMLVKSPLSQYYLILAIALFTVLAVRRLGDSRIGRAWEAIREDETAASIMGVDTFRLKLLAYAMGAVFGGLAGAFFAAKMRFVSPGSFTFIESAMVLAMVVLGGMGSVPGIVLGALALIALPEFFRDFENYRMLVFGAAMALMMLFRPAGLIPAKRLGKRSEEDH; encoded by the coding sequence ATGACACCCGCGTCTAAAGGGCTTCCCGCCAAGCTGGCCTTCGGGGCCTTGTGGGTCTACCTGCTCGTGTGGCCCATGACCGGCATCGGCGCGCAGGGGCTCGATTTCGTCCCGGCCGCGAAGATCACCGGCGCGGCCCTGCTGGCCGTGCTTGCCTGCCTGGGCCTGTGGAAGCTCAACCGCGCCGGGGGCGACCAGATGGGACGCCTGGGCCGGAGCGTCTCAGGGGCCGCGGCCCGCGTGCCCGTGAAGCTGGCCCTCTGGGGCGGCCTCGCGGCCCTGCTGGTCTTCCCGCTGCTCAGTTCGCGCTACGGCCAGGACGTGGCCATCAACGTGCTGGTCTACGTGACGCTGGGCCTGGGCCTCAACGTGGTGGTGGGCCTGGCCGGGCTCCTGGACCTGGGCTACATCGCCTTCTACGGCGTGGGGGCCTACACCTACGCCCTGCTCTCGGTGCACTACGAACTTTCCTTCTGGCTGGCCCTGCCCCTGTGCGCCGCGCTGGCCGCCCTGGCCGGATGCCTTATCGGCTATCCCACGCTGCGCATGCGCGGCGACTACCTGGCCATCGTCACCCTGGGCTTCGGGGAGATCCTGCGCTTGGTGCTCAACAACTGGATGAAGCTCACCGGCGGCCCCAACGGCATCCTTGGGGTCAAGCCCGCAGCGGTCTGGCTCCCCGACCCGGAGGAAGGCTGGGAGCTCACGCGCATGCTGGTGAAGAGCCCCCTGTCGCAGTATTACCTCATCCTGGCCATCGCGCTCTTCACGGTGCTGGCGGTGCGCCGCCTGGGCGATTCGCGCATCGGCCGCGCCTGGGAGGCCATCCGCGAGGACGAGACGGCCGCCTCCATCATGGGCGTGGACACCTTCCGCCTGAAGCTGCTGGCCTACGCCATGGGCGCGGTGTTCGGCGGCCTGGCCGGAGCCTTCTTCGCGGCCAAGATGCGCTTCGTGTCGCCTGGGTCGTTCACGTTCATCGAGTCGGCCATGGTGCTGGCCATGGTGGTGCTGGGCGGCATGGGCTCGGTGCCGGGCATCGTGCTGGGGGCGCTGGCGCTCATCGCGCTGCCGGAATTCTTCCGCGATTTCGAGAACTACCGCATGCTCGTCTTCGGGGCGGCCATGGCGCTCATGATGCTCTTCCGCCCCGCCGGGCTCATCCCGGCCAAGCGCCTGGGCAAGCGCTCCGAGGAGGACCACTAG